Proteins from one Salinispora arenicola genomic window:
- a CDS encoding thioesterase II family protein, whose translation MRQPTQHVEKWLRRFHPAPDGETRLVCLPHAGGSASFFHPVSKALAPAVEVLAVQYPGRQDRRHEPAVDTISDLADQILDTLRHLDDRPLVLFGHSMGAVLGYEVALRMPAAGLPPPVHLVVSGRRAPSRYRDERVRHLSDDRIVSELRDLSGTEPAMLADPELLEMILPAVRSDYRAIETYRHAPDQRVDCPVTVLTGDRDSRVSLDEAHAWAEHTTGPMDLHVLPGGHFFLVDRSADVIAKLRQVLSARAARSS comes from the coding sequence GTGCGTCAACCCACGCAGCACGTCGAGAAATGGCTACGCCGGTTCCACCCGGCGCCGGACGGGGAAACCCGCCTGGTCTGCCTGCCGCACGCCGGCGGCTCGGCGAGCTTCTTCCACCCGGTCTCCAAGGCACTCGCCCCCGCGGTGGAGGTGCTGGCGGTTCAGTACCCAGGCCGCCAAGACCGGCGCCACGAGCCCGCCGTCGACACCATTTCGGATCTGGCGGATCAGATCCTCGACACCCTGCGCCACCTGGACGACCGGCCCCTGGTGCTGTTCGGGCACAGCATGGGTGCGGTCCTCGGCTACGAGGTGGCGTTGCGGATGCCTGCCGCCGGTCTTCCGCCGCCGGTGCACCTCGTCGTCTCCGGTCGACGCGCCCCGTCCCGCTACCGGGACGAGCGGGTGCGCCACCTGTCGGACGACCGCATCGTGTCCGAGCTCCGGGACCTCAGCGGCACCGAACCAGCCATGCTGGCCGACCCGGAACTACTGGAGATGATCCTGCCGGCCGTCCGCAGCGACTACCGGGCCATCGAAACGTACCGCCACGCTCCCGACCAGAGGGTGGACTGCCCTGTCACAGTGCTCACCGGCGACCGTGACAGCCGGGTGTCGCTGGACGAAGCCCACGCCTGGGCGGAGCACACAACCGGGCCGATGGACCTCCACGTGCTTCCGGGAGGCCACTTCTTCCTCGTCGACCGGAGTGCAGACGTGATCGCGAAACTCCGGCAGGTCCTGTCCGCTCGAGCTGCGAGGTCTTCTTGA
- a CDS encoding bifunctional 3-(3-hydroxy-phenyl)propionate/3-hydroxycinnamic acid hydroxylase, translated as MSDAHVVIVGNGPVGATLSVLLAQRGWRVTVIERRPRPYRLPRATSFDGETARLLADTGIGPDLGRITAPANGYQWRTAAGETLLDIAFSTTGAYGWPDVNTMHQPALEELIATRATSLPSLTLLRGHEVVGISEHHGRVEVIATDDDGTTRRVSAHWVVGCDGANSFVRHHLDVPVTDLGFSYEWLLCDVELHEPREFVPTNVQICDPARPTTQVGGGPGRRRWEFMRLPGESTAELNRDETAWRLLAPFGVRPDTATLLRHTTYIFQARWAERWRVGHVLLAGDAAHLMPPFAGQGMCAGIRDVVNLAWKLDLALRGLAAESLIDSYQQERRAQAKEAILASVQLGRVICVTDPVAAAERDATVLANRRRQPPVRPDPAKPLSDGLLHRRPGADVAEPPAGAVAPHGRVALGRDIGLFDDVVGRGFVLLTTEDPHTALDDDRLSFLGTLDTHMVRLLPPGNAVEQGAVDVDDVYRPYLTRCGATALLIRPDHHVFGAGSGPSGIRDLVDDLRHQLRAPAPVSALGTVG; from the coding sequence TTGAGCGACGCGCACGTCGTCATCGTCGGCAACGGGCCCGTCGGTGCCACCCTGTCGGTGCTGCTCGCCCAACGCGGCTGGCGGGTGACCGTGATCGAACGCCGCCCCCGGCCGTACCGGCTTCCTCGGGCGACCAGCTTCGACGGTGAGACCGCCCGCCTCCTGGCCGACACCGGGATCGGCCCGGACCTCGGCCGGATCACGGCTCCGGCCAACGGCTACCAGTGGCGCACGGCCGCCGGTGAGACCCTGCTGGATATCGCGTTCAGCACGACCGGCGCGTACGGCTGGCCGGACGTGAACACGATGCACCAGCCGGCCCTGGAGGAGCTCATCGCCACCCGGGCGACGTCGTTGCCCAGTCTCACCCTGCTGCGCGGACACGAGGTCGTGGGCATCAGCGAGCACCACGGCCGGGTGGAGGTGATCGCCACCGACGACGACGGCACGACGCGGCGGGTCTCCGCGCACTGGGTCGTGGGATGCGACGGCGCCAACAGCTTCGTCCGCCACCACCTCGACGTTCCCGTGACGGACCTCGGGTTCTCCTACGAGTGGCTGCTCTGCGACGTCGAACTCCACGAGCCGCGCGAGTTCGTCCCCACCAATGTGCAGATCTGCGATCCGGCGCGGCCCACGACCCAGGTGGGCGGCGGCCCTGGACGACGGCGCTGGGAATTCATGCGCCTGCCCGGCGAAAGCACGGCCGAGCTGAACCGGGACGAGACGGCGTGGCGTCTGCTGGCACCGTTCGGCGTCAGACCCGACACCGCCACCCTGCTGCGCCACACCACGTACATCTTCCAGGCCCGGTGGGCCGAGCGGTGGCGGGTGGGTCACGTCCTGCTGGCCGGCGACGCGGCCCACCTCATGCCACCGTTCGCCGGTCAGGGCATGTGCGCCGGCATCCGGGACGTCGTCAACCTGGCGTGGAAGCTCGACCTCGCCCTGCGCGGACTCGCGGCGGAGTCCCTGATCGACTCCTACCAACAGGAACGCCGCGCACAGGCCAAGGAGGCGATCCTGGCGTCGGTCCAGCTGGGCCGAGTGATCTGCGTGACCGATCCGGTGGCCGCCGCCGAGCGCGACGCCACGGTGCTGGCCAACCGCCGACGGCAGCCCCCGGTCCGGCCGGATCCGGCGAAGCCGCTCTCCGACGGGCTGCTGCACCGGCGGCCCGGGGCGGACGTGGCCGAGCCGCCGGCGGGTGCGGTCGCGCCGCACGGCCGAGTGGCCCTGGGCCGCGACATCGGGCTGTTCGACGACGTCGTCGGCCGGGGCTTCGTCCTGCTGACCACCGAGGATCCGCACACCGCACTCGACGACGATCGGCTGTCGTTCCTCGGCACGCTGGACACCCACATGGTGCGACTGCTGCCCCCCGGTAACGCGGTGGAGCAGGGCGCGGTGGACGTGGACGACGTCTACCGCCCGTATCTGACGCGGTGCGGGGCGACCGCCCTGCTCATCCGGCCCGATCACCACGTCTTCGGTGCTGGAAGCGGCCCGAGCGGCATCCGGGACCTCGTCGACGACCTGCGACACCAGCTACGAGCTCCGGCGCCGGTGAGTGCGCTAGGGACCGTCGGCTGA
- a CDS encoding NDP-hexose 2,3-dehydratase family protein, producing MIDSVSGTRTDTESRRSGRAVSSVDDAVMSMADFYSWFNTRTRANSFQVERIAFADLSGWGFDPDTGNLVHESGRFFSLEGLRVRTNRSWVSEWGQPIIVQPEIGVLGILVKRFDGVLHCLMQAKMEPGNINGVQISPTVQATRSNYLRIHGGAGTKYLEYFRPGSRGRVLFDGLQSEQGSWFLHKRNRHIVVETDDDVPVDEDFCWLTLGQLHRLLLLDHMVNMDARSVLSCIPPALTGPHDEHAGDDSFTHAVLRSLAGHGTAVHESGQILSWLTEVRARQELVQRRVPLMHLVEDGWRTGADVIDHRDGKYFDVIAVAVQGSNREVTAWTQPLLAPKQAGLLALLVKRIGGTLHALVQARSDAGMLNVAELTATVHCQPGNYADTPPEHRPPFLDYVLTAPACRVRWDVLHSEEGGRFHHAQNRYLMLEVEDELVAPDDRYRWMTLHQLTSLLPHSNYLTVELRSLVASMRSLTPRM from the coding sequence GTGATTGACAGTGTGAGCGGGACACGGACGGACACGGAGTCGCGACGGTCCGGGCGTGCCGTCTCCTCGGTCGACGACGCAGTCATGTCCATGGCGGACTTCTACTCCTGGTTCAACACGCGGACCCGTGCGAACAGCTTCCAGGTGGAGCGGATCGCGTTCGCTGACCTCTCCGGGTGGGGCTTCGATCCGGACACGGGCAATCTGGTCCATGAGAGTGGGCGGTTCTTCTCGTTGGAGGGCCTGCGGGTCCGGACCAACCGGTCCTGGGTGAGCGAGTGGGGTCAACCGATCATCGTGCAGCCGGAGATCGGTGTGCTCGGCATCCTCGTCAAGCGGTTCGATGGCGTTCTCCACTGCCTGATGCAGGCAAAGATGGAGCCGGGCAACATCAACGGTGTGCAGATTTCGCCGACCGTGCAGGCCACTCGCAGCAACTACCTGCGGATCCACGGCGGCGCGGGCACCAAATACCTGGAGTACTTCCGGCCCGGCTCCCGCGGCAGGGTGCTGTTCGACGGGCTTCAGTCGGAGCAGGGATCGTGGTTCCTGCACAAGCGCAATCGTCACATCGTCGTGGAGACCGACGACGACGTTCCAGTCGACGAGGACTTCTGTTGGCTCACGCTCGGTCAGCTTCACCGCCTGCTGCTGCTCGACCACATGGTGAACATGGACGCCAGGTCGGTTCTGTCCTGCATCCCGCCGGCGTTGACCGGACCACACGACGAGCACGCCGGTGATGACTCGTTCACCCATGCGGTCCTGCGTTCGCTTGCCGGTCACGGTACGGCCGTGCACGAGTCCGGACAGATCCTCAGCTGGCTCACCGAGGTGCGGGCCCGGCAGGAACTGGTGCAGCGCCGGGTGCCGCTCATGCACCTCGTCGAGGACGGCTGGCGTACCGGCGCGGACGTCATCGACCACCGGGATGGCAAGTACTTCGACGTCATCGCGGTAGCCGTGCAGGGGAGCAACCGCGAGGTCACCGCGTGGACCCAGCCGTTGCTGGCCCCCAAGCAGGCCGGTCTGCTCGCGCTGCTGGTCAAGCGAATCGGCGGCACGTTGCACGCGTTGGTGCAGGCGCGCAGTGACGCGGGCATGCTCAACGTCGCCGAGCTGACTGCCACCGTGCACTGCCAGCCGGGCAACTACGCGGACACACCGCCGGAGCACCGCCCGCCGTTCCTTGACTATGTGTTGACGGCACCCGCGTGCCGGGTCCGGTGGGACGTGCTGCACTCCGAGGAGGGTGGCCGGTTCCACCACGCACAGAACCGGTACCTGATGCTCGAGGTCGAGGACGAACTCGTCGCGCCCGACGACCGGTACCGCTGGATGACACTGCACCAACTCACGTCACTGCTGCCGCACAGTAACTACCTCACGGTGGAGCTGCGCAGCCTTGTGGCCAGCATGCGCAGCCTGACGCCGCGAATGTGA
- a CDS encoding Gfo/Idh/MocA family protein, with product MAPVRIGIMGCASIARRKTLPAMAALPEVEIAAIASRDLDTAVLTARDYGCRAVKGYEALLDLDEVEAVYVPLPNAMHASWIEEALFARKHVLAEKPMTTSGARTGELTAKARSRGLVLMENMMFLHHSQHAVVRRQLEEGAIGHLYAFHASFAVPRRPAGDIRHSAELGGGALLDTGVYPIRAAMAFLGGSDMAVVAAVLTSRPGQHVDSCGHALLSTESGVGAHLTFGLDHSYRSSYELWGSEGRIAIEHAYTPPADHVPVLRLERKSSVQEIRLAPDDQVANSLRAFATAVRSGRLLDNSSVLRQADLVDEIRGRARRCTVPADEPVATSRMAAPA from the coding sequence GTGGCTCCCGTGCGAATCGGCATCATGGGGTGCGCGAGCATCGCCCGCCGGAAGACGCTCCCCGCCATGGCGGCACTTCCGGAAGTCGAGATCGCGGCGATCGCCAGCCGGGACCTCGACACTGCCGTGCTGACCGCGCGTGACTACGGCTGCCGCGCGGTCAAGGGCTACGAGGCGCTGCTGGATCTCGACGAGGTCGAGGCCGTCTACGTCCCACTGCCGAACGCCATGCACGCAAGCTGGATCGAAGAGGCGCTGTTCGCCCGCAAACACGTCCTCGCCGAGAAGCCGATGACCACCAGCGGAGCCCGGACAGGTGAGCTGACAGCCAAGGCGCGGTCCCGCGGCCTGGTGCTCATGGAGAACATGATGTTCCTCCACCACAGTCAGCACGCGGTGGTCAGGAGGCAGTTGGAAGAGGGCGCGATCGGCCACCTGTACGCCTTCCACGCCTCGTTCGCCGTACCAAGGCGCCCAGCCGGCGATATCCGCCACAGCGCCGAACTCGGCGGCGGCGCGCTCCTGGACACCGGGGTCTACCCCATACGCGCGGCGATGGCGTTCCTGGGCGGCAGCGACATGGCGGTTGTCGCGGCGGTGCTGACCTCCCGGCCCGGCCAGCACGTCGACTCCTGCGGGCATGCTCTGCTGTCCACCGAGAGCGGCGTGGGCGCCCACCTGACCTTCGGCCTCGACCACTCCTACCGGTCCAGCTACGAGCTCTGGGGCAGCGAGGGGCGAATCGCGATCGAGCATGCCTACACCCCACCCGCAGACCACGTCCCGGTACTGCGCCTGGAGCGAAAGTCGAGCGTTCAGGAGATCCGGCTGGCACCCGACGACCAGGTGGCGAACTCGCTGCGGGCGTTCGCGACCGCTGTCCGATCGGGGCGTCTGCTCGACAACAGCAGCGTCCTGCGGCAGGCAGACCTCGTGGACGAGATCCGAGGCAGGGCCAGGCGCTGCACCGTACCGGCCGACGAGCCGGTGGCCACCAGCCGGATGGCGGCGCCGGCATGA
- a CDS encoding aspartate aminotransferase family protein, whose translation MTVKSAAGTSQLLAARLQIPPIPYTHAAGCWIYADDGRRYLDASSGIVNVNIGHAHPTVVEALRDQAGICTYASPGSLVADQMEQLAAATARAVHRPDDRVMFTPTGTHAVEAAITLARLAQRARGEAGRHKVLTASLGYHGNSAFVLALSGHRSRRPHADDTFGIGPAFDPPYPGQHLGCPYPACRIECAQAVREAIINAGPESVAAVLVEPVNGTTGGGYVPPAGYLRAVREICDEYDVLVIHDEVLTGLGRTGLPLASHHTPDAQAHIVTLAKGLGAGFVPLAATVVAPDLVEDILSSGRWLPLMGTMSATPLQARVGLAVLSVLDDIGALDRDQVRGAVVGRVVAEVTRGLPVVTDVRGLGYFHGIELAPGTVADALRITRSNGLLLYPFVGFHRDGSGEGLLVAPPLNATDADLNFLGHALRTSLDGLGERSRPRSGGHPTAVN comes from the coding sequence GTGACGGTGAAGAGCGCCGCGGGCACGTCACAGCTACTGGCCGCGCGGCTACAGATTCCACCGATTCCCTACACCCATGCCGCTGGATGCTGGATATACGCCGATGACGGGCGACGCTACCTCGACGCGTCCAGCGGAATCGTCAACGTGAACATCGGCCACGCGCATCCCACGGTGGTCGAGGCGCTACGGGACCAGGCGGGGATCTGCACGTACGCCAGCCCGGGATCGCTGGTGGCCGACCAGATGGAGCAGCTGGCCGCCGCCACGGCGAGGGCTGTGCACCGGCCAGACGACCGGGTGATGTTCACCCCCACCGGCACGCACGCCGTAGAGGCCGCCATCACGCTGGCCCGGCTGGCCCAGCGGGCACGGGGTGAGGCGGGCCGGCACAAGGTGCTGACGGCCTCACTCGGCTACCACGGCAACAGCGCGTTCGTGCTCGCGTTGTCCGGTCACCGCTCTCGGCGCCCGCACGCGGACGACACCTTCGGGATCGGGCCGGCCTTCGATCCGCCCTACCCAGGCCAGCACCTCGGATGTCCGTACCCCGCCTGCCGGATCGAGTGTGCGCAGGCAGTGCGCGAGGCGATCATCAACGCCGGTCCGGAGAGCGTCGCCGCGGTGCTGGTGGAGCCCGTCAACGGCACCACGGGAGGCGGGTACGTACCGCCGGCCGGATACCTCCGGGCGGTACGCGAGATCTGCGACGAGTACGACGTCCTCGTCATCCATGACGAGGTACTCACCGGGCTGGGCCGCACCGGGCTGCCGCTGGCCTCGCACCACACGCCGGATGCGCAGGCACACATCGTGACGCTGGCCAAGGGGCTCGGCGCGGGATTCGTCCCACTGGCGGCCACGGTGGTCGCGCCCGATCTGGTGGAGGACATCCTGTCCAGCGGCCGGTGGCTGCCGCTCATGGGAACGATGTCGGCGACCCCGCTGCAGGCACGGGTCGGGCTCGCGGTGCTGTCGGTGTTGGACGACATCGGTGCGCTCGATCGCGACCAGGTGCGCGGCGCTGTGGTGGGTCGAGTGGTAGCCGAGGTGACGCGGGGACTGCCGGTCGTGACGGATGTGCGGGGCCTCGGCTACTTCCACGGCATCGAGCTGGCCCCGGGCACCGTCGCTGACGCGCTGAGGATCACCAGGAGCAACGGCCTCCTGCTGTACCCGTTCGTCGGCTTTCACCGAGACGGAAGTGGGGAGGGCCTACTGGTGGCGCCGCCACTCAACGCCACGGACGCCGACCTGAACTTTCTCGGTCACGCGCTGCGCACATCACTGGACGGGCTGGGCGAGCGGAGCCGCCCCCGGTCCGGCGGACATCCGACGGCGGTGAACTGA
- the rfbH gene encoding lipopolysaccharide biosynthesis protein RfbH — protein sequence MVDPARSRLLEQVRAYHHAQVPGPAPFVPGQTPILSSGATLDADDRQALVAAALDLRIASGGITAKFESSVARILKRRKALLTNSGSSANLLALSTLTSTELGDQRLQPGDEVVTVAAGFPTTVNPILQNGLVPVFVDIELGTYNTTAERVEEAISPRTRAIMIAHTLGNPFPVAEIAELAARHGCYLIEDNCDAVGSTYNGRLTGTFGRLSTLSFYPAHHLTMGEGGMLLSSDLKLAKLAKTFRDWGRDCWCEPGEDDRCLKRFELQLGTLPAGYDHKYVFSEVGYNLKSSDIQAALGLSQLAKLPDFIEARKRNWRQLRAGLDGLPGLLLPEATPGSDPSWFGFIITVLPDAGFDVSDVVSCLEHRNIRTRRLFAGNLTRHPAYIGRPQRIVGSLANSDVATERTFWIGVHPGITTEMVEYVIGTLKEFVASH from the coding sequence ATGGTCGACCCAGCCCGATCGCGCCTGCTGGAACAGGTCCGCGCCTACCACCACGCCCAGGTTCCCGGACCGGCGCCATTCGTCCCGGGCCAGACTCCCATCCTGTCGTCCGGGGCGACGCTGGACGCCGACGACCGCCAGGCCCTGGTGGCCGCCGCACTCGACCTGCGGATCGCCTCCGGAGGGATCACGGCGAAGTTCGAGTCGTCCGTCGCCCGGATACTCAAGCGGCGCAAGGCGCTGCTGACAAACTCTGGCTCATCGGCGAACCTGCTGGCGCTCAGCACGCTGACCTCGACGGAGCTGGGCGACCAACGGCTCCAGCCGGGCGACGAGGTGGTCACGGTCGCCGCCGGGTTCCCGACCACGGTGAACCCGATCCTGCAGAACGGTCTGGTACCGGTGTTCGTCGACATCGAACTCGGCACGTACAACACCACCGCGGAGCGGGTCGAGGAGGCGATCTCACCGCGCACGCGCGCCATCATGATCGCGCACACGCTGGGCAACCCGTTCCCGGTCGCCGAAATCGCCGAGCTAGCCGCGCGACACGGCTGCTACCTGATCGAGGACAACTGCGACGCGGTGGGCTCCACCTACAACGGCAGGCTCACCGGCACGTTCGGCCGCTTGTCCACCCTTTCCTTCTACCCGGCGCACCACCTGACCATGGGCGAGGGTGGCATGCTGCTGTCCTCGGACCTCAAGCTGGCCAAGCTGGCGAAGACGTTCCGTGACTGGGGCCGCGACTGCTGGTGCGAGCCCGGCGAGGACGACCGCTGCCTGAAACGGTTCGAGCTCCAACTCGGCACCCTGCCAGCGGGCTATGACCACAAGTACGTCTTCTCCGAGGTCGGGTACAACCTGAAGAGCAGCGACATCCAAGCCGCGCTCGGGCTGAGCCAGTTGGCCAAGCTGCCTGACTTCATCGAGGCGCGCAAGCGCAACTGGCGTCAGCTGCGAGCGGGCCTGGACGGCCTGCCCGGCCTGCTGCTGCCCGAGGCGACGCCGGGCAGCGACCCGAGCTGGTTCGGCTTCATCATCACCGTGTTGCCGGACGCGGGCTTCGATGTCTCCGACGTGGTCAGCTGCCTGGAGCACCGCAACATCCGCACCCGGCGGCTGTTCGCGGGCAATCTCACCCGTCACCCCGCCTACATCGGCCGGCCGCAGCGCATCGTCGGCTCGTTGGCCAACAGCGACGTGGCGACCGAGCGGACCTTCTGGATCGGCGTCCATCCGGGAATCACCACGGAAATGGTCGAATACGTCATCGGCACGCTCAAGGAGTTCGTCGCCTCGCACTGA
- a CDS encoding glycosyltransferase, which translates to MRVLVLAGIAPSTVFSHVPLAMALRNSGHQVMVTASLDDMIPTIAGVGLPAIRTTDPDLGPREIFARDNRLLEIPEDPVAREQQSGHWYGRLEAVTLDALVAFAEDWPPDVIIGGMGSYAAPLLAKRLGVPHVRHGWDIHDPHLVDLGATEELQPELAELGLSEFPEPDMTIDITPPSLRLPDAAPAQMMRWIPGNTQCLLEPWMYKRGADTRIGVTIGTGVARYNQYDFLQAIVENISVPDAEVVVPITEDSLPGLRDRLKNVLAGWIPLDIVAPTCDVLVHQSGGSTMMTALSFGVPQVLIPDPALHRANEMARRIVEAGAGIMLTPEEATSDVLAKSCQEIVSNPKHAAAARSLAREIAALPLPSEVARRIEWLVHTEPARRRD; encoded by the coding sequence TTGCGAGTTCTCGTTCTCGCCGGAATTGCCCCGTCGACGGTATTCAGTCACGTCCCGCTTGCGATGGCTCTGCGTAACTCCGGTCACCAGGTCATGGTGACCGCCTCGCTCGACGACATGATCCCGACCATCGCGGGGGTCGGGCTCCCCGCGATCCGGACCACGGACCCGGATCTGGGCCCGCGGGAGATCTTCGCGCGGGACAACAGGCTGCTGGAGATTCCGGAGGACCCGGTCGCCCGCGAGCAACAGTCGGGTCACTGGTACGGACGCCTGGAGGCGGTGACCCTCGACGCCCTGGTGGCGTTCGCCGAGGACTGGCCACCGGACGTGATCATCGGCGGCATGGGCTCCTACGCCGCCCCGCTGCTGGCGAAGCGCCTCGGCGTGCCACACGTGCGCCATGGATGGGACATCCACGACCCGCACCTGGTGGACCTCGGCGCGACGGAGGAACTCCAACCAGAGCTGGCGGAGCTGGGCCTGAGCGAGTTTCCCGAACCGGATATGACGATCGACATCACCCCGCCGAGCCTGCGTCTACCGGACGCCGCACCGGCGCAGATGATGCGGTGGATCCCGGGTAACACGCAGTGCCTCCTCGAACCGTGGATGTACAAGCGCGGTGCGGACACCCGGATCGGCGTGACGATCGGGACGGGCGTCGCGCGCTACAACCAGTACGACTTCCTTCAGGCGATCGTAGAAAACATCAGCGTCCCGGACGCGGAAGTGGTGGTGCCGATCACGGAGGACAGCCTCCCCGGCCTCCGTGACCGGTTGAAGAACGTCCTGGCGGGCTGGATTCCCCTGGACATCGTCGCGCCCACCTGTGATGTCCTGGTGCACCAGTCGGGCGGCAGCACCATGATGACGGCGCTGAGCTTCGGCGTGCCTCAGGTCCTGATCCCCGACCCCGCACTGCACCGCGCGAACGAGATGGCCCGTCGCATAGTCGAGGCGGGCGCCGGGATCATGCTGACTCCCGAGGAAGCCACGAGCGACGTTCTCGCGAAGAGCTGTCAGGAGATCGTCTCCAACCCGAAGCATGCCGCGGCCGCCCGTTCGCTCGCGCGGGAGATCGCCGCCCTGCCACTGCCGTCCGAGGTAGCACGCCGCATCGAATGGCTTGTCCACACAGAGCCCGCCCGACGACGCGACTGA
- a CDS encoding phthiocerol/phthiodiolone dimycocerosyl transferase family protein: MKRDRTWRALAPSERVQAGKEAYIGYAVHATGRLHLDALTTAYDAVCRAYPQLMARIDTGDDGLVFAASDTRPEVHTCDGDLERPLAGVQLDQHQMLSALNVVHDGEATSICLLTHHSIADAQHSLEVLAAVLSCYTDVVGGAPIDVPCRPFPRSLEDLLAERGIGRGTADDGWAPQPSMVPGQPAVRRQDTRGQDAPARHVVQHRMTAAQTSALADIGHREKVTVNGLSAGILLLVEAEVRDLPLTELIYRSTVNLRSHLTPPVGPTEGTNVIGAMGFTATDDIARDAVTIGRAISARVRAGLADGSIQRSLLDLLSRPTPDSKPWDPSTAPAVVSMMNWGRVPPMRTPNDLRLTNFRSASSMKEMTTMGGYVVNTFGSRIGIDLAWPENDSELPRRIECLRDRLQRLTLRS, from the coding sequence GTGAAACGAGATCGAACCTGGCGTGCGCTGGCACCCTCGGAGAGGGTCCAAGCCGGCAAAGAGGCCTACATCGGGTACGCGGTACACGCCACGGGCCGCCTGCACCTGGATGCCCTGACGACTGCCTACGACGCGGTGTGCCGCGCCTATCCGCAGCTCATGGCCAGGATCGATACTGGCGATGATGGGCTCGTCTTCGCGGCTTCCGATACCCGGCCCGAGGTCCACACCTGCGACGGCGACCTGGAACGCCCGCTGGCCGGCGTGCAACTGGATCAGCACCAGATGTTGAGCGCGCTCAACGTGGTGCACGACGGCGAGGCCACGAGCATCTGCCTGTTGACCCATCACAGCATCGCCGATGCCCAACACTCCCTGGAGGTGCTCGCCGCGGTGCTGTCCTGCTACACGGACGTGGTCGGCGGTGCGCCCATCGACGTGCCCTGCCGACCGTTTCCCAGGTCCTTGGAGGATCTGCTGGCCGAACGGGGGATCGGTCGAGGGACTGCCGACGACGGATGGGCCCCGCAACCGTCGATGGTGCCGGGCCAACCGGCCGTGCGCAGACAGGATACGCGCGGACAGGACGCGCCCGCCCGGCACGTCGTCCAGCACCGTATGACGGCGGCGCAGACGTCGGCCCTGGCGGATATCGGCCACCGCGAGAAGGTGACAGTCAACGGACTGTCGGCAGGCATCCTGCTTCTCGTCGAGGCCGAGGTCCGCGACCTGCCGTTGACCGAACTCATATACCGATCCACGGTGAATCTGCGCAGTCACCTCACCCCTCCGGTCGGTCCGACCGAGGGGACGAACGTGATCGGAGCGATGGGTTTCACGGCTACCGACGACATCGCACGCGACGCCGTCACGATCGGTCGGGCGATCAGTGCGCGGGTGCGGGCCGGCCTGGCCGACGGGTCGATCCAGCGGAGCCTCCTGGACCTGCTCAGCCGGCCCACACCCGATTCGAAGCCATGGGATCCGAGCACCGCCCCCGCCGTTGTCAGCATGATGAACTGGGGGCGGGTGCCGCCGATGCGTACGCCGAACGATCTGCGCCTGACGAACTTCCGCTCCGCGTCCAGCATGAAAGAGATGACGACCATGGGCGGCTACGTGGTCAACACCTTCGGCTCGCGGATCGGTATCGACCTGGCCTGGCCCGAAAACGATTCAGAACTGCCGAGGCGGATCGAGTGCCTGCGGGACCGGTTGCAGCGCCTGACGCTGCGGAGCTGA
- a CDS encoding ferredoxin has translation MGHAVRVRANREVCIGSGLCVLRLPELFDQSDDDGTVVLRRADPDPGEATAVIEVVGNCPSGALRFDS, from the coding sequence GTGGGACACGCCGTGAGGGTGCGCGCGAACCGGGAAGTGTGCATCGGCTCGGGCCTGTGCGTGCTGCGCCTGCCCGAGCTGTTCGACCAGAGCGACGATGACGGGACCGTGGTGCTCCGGCGAGCAGACCCGGACCCCGGCGAGGCGACCGCCGTCATCGAGGTCGTCGGGAACTGCCCGTCCGGGGCACTGCGGTTCGACAGCTGA